One segment of Pseudanabaena sp. FACHB-2040 DNA contains the following:
- a CDS encoding GAF domain-containing sensor histidine kinase codes for MPDLLRNLFASGSFIPHGHCYLWQPGLVWLHILSDALIGLAYFSIPIALVYVVNKRQEAPFSGLLLLFGAFITACGTTHLMEVWTLWHPTYWLSGVLKAITALISLYAAFELIMLLPHAIALPTLAATNEKLEEEVTERRLAETAQQRYAQRVEGINAISGAILAQQSSRETAEVALLHLRRLVPCHWAAVTLFDFARGQAKVVAGDLDGEQLFPEGNCLPLEYFSTQAILTPGSVYYVEDIASLEHPSLMMQRLLASGMCCCMVVPLFIEDKLIGELKFANTHIPAFTSEHEEIAIEVAALLALAIQKAQMLEQTQSDRERLHTLSAQLIDAQETERRHIARELHDEIGQALTIVKINLQSLKRAAQTEASPSNPSPTAQTAVQDSLDIVEVALQQVRDLSLNLRPSLLDDLGLTAALRWYVDRYSQRTGIPAAFSATSPPPQLPPNLATACFRIVQEALTNVARHAHAHQVTIELQPLEKELHLLIQDDGVGFDAHAAHKRAMQGGSLGLLGMEERALLVGGHLTIHSKPTAGTQIHVHIPITDQSLIPAPAEKGG; via the coding sequence AATCTCTTCGCTTCGGGTTCCTTCATTCCCCACGGGCACTGCTATCTCTGGCAGCCGGGACTCGTCTGGCTTCACATTTTGTCAGATGCTCTGATTGGCCTCGCCTACTTTTCTATCCCTATTGCCCTCGTTTATGTGGTTAACAAGCGCCAGGAGGCCCCCTTTAGCGGGCTACTGCTGCTGTTTGGGGCCTTCATTACAGCCTGTGGAACGACCCACTTGATGGAGGTCTGGACCCTCTGGCACCCTACCTACTGGCTATCAGGCGTACTCAAAGCCATTACTGCGCTGATCTCGCTGTATGCCGCTTTTGAGCTGATCATGCTGCTGCCCCATGCGATCGCACTGCCTACCCTAGCCGCGACCAACGAGAAGCTAGAGGAGGAAGTCACCGAGCGCAGACTGGCAGAAACGGCCCAACAGCGCTACGCCCAGCGCGTAGAGGGCATTAACGCCATTAGCGGGGCAATTCTGGCCCAGCAATCCTCTAGGGAAACGGCGGAGGTGGCCTTACTACACCTGCGACGACTCGTGCCCTGCCACTGGGCAGCCGTCACCCTATTCGACTTTGCCCGAGGTCAGGCCAAAGTGGTAGCCGGAGATCTCGATGGCGAGCAGCTGTTCCCAGAGGGCAACTGCCTGCCTCTAGAATACTTTTCTACTCAAGCTATCCTGACGCCTGGCTCCGTATACTACGTTGAAGATATTGCCTCCCTGGAGCATCCCTCTTTGATGATGCAGCGCCTGCTGGCTTCAGGCATGTGCTGTTGTATGGTGGTGCCTCTGTTTATTGAAGATAAGCTGATTGGCGAACTCAAGTTTGCCAATACCCACATCCCTGCTTTTACTTCAGAACATGAAGAAATCGCCATCGAAGTTGCAGCCCTGCTAGCGCTGGCGATTCAAAAAGCGCAGATGCTGGAGCAGACCCAGAGCGACCGTGAGCGCTTACACACCCTTTCTGCCCAACTCATAGACGCCCAGGAGACCGAGCGCCGCCACATTGCCCGCGAGCTGCATGACGAGATCGGTCAGGCGCTCACCATCGTAAAAATCAATCTCCAGTCGCTCAAGCGAGCCGCCCAGACAGAGGCAAGTCCGTCCAACCCCTCCCCAACGGCTCAAACCGCAGTTCAAGATAGCCTCGATATTGTGGAAGTTGCTTTGCAGCAGGTACGCGATCTCTCACTCAATCTACGGCCTTCGCTCCTAGATGATTTAGGGTTAACTGCCGCTCTACGCTGGTATGTTGATCGCTACTCCCAACGCACCGGTATTCCAGCCGCCTTCTCTGCCACTTCACCCCCACCTCAGCTCCCACCAAACCTGGCAACCGCCTGCTTTCGCATTGTTCAAGAAGCGCTAACAAACGTTGCTCGCCATGCCCATGCCCATCAAGTCACGATTGAGCTGCAGCCACTAGAGAAGGAACTGCACCTGCTGATTCAAGATGACGGCGTTGGCTTTGATGCCCATGCTGCCCACAAGCGGGCAATGCAGGGGGGCAGCCTAGGTCTGCTGGGCATGGAGGAGCGGGCTCTGCTGGTAGGCGGCCATCTCACGATTCACTCCAAACCCACGGCTGGCACCCAGATCCACGTTCACATCCCGATCACCGATCAATCGCTGATCCCTGCCCCCGCAGAAAAGGGGGGTTGA
- a CDS encoding response regulator transcription factor — MQPIRVLLADNHTLIRAGLRSLLESMEAVEVVAEASDGRAAIHLVKAHQPDVVLMDVAMPEMNGLEATARIVKEFPNTHVMILSMHANEEYVMQALQAGAMGYVLKDAGVAELELALKSISKGEAYLSPAVSKHVIADYVRRTGGESSTPSHLTPRQREILQLLVEGHSAKEIAARLVISIKTVETHRSQIMERLDIHDVAGLVRYAIRTGLVTADE; from the coding sequence ATGCAGCCGATTCGGGTGTTACTTGCCGACAACCACACGCTGATTCGAGCCGGGTTGCGATCGCTATTAGAGTCAATGGAAGCCGTTGAAGTTGTGGCTGAAGCTAGCGACGGTCGAGCCGCCATTCACCTAGTTAAAGCCCACCAGCCCGACGTGGTACTGATGGATGTTGCAATGCCGGAGATGAACGGTTTAGAAGCAACCGCGCGAATCGTCAAGGAGTTTCCCAACACCCACGTGATGATCCTCTCCATGCATGCCAATGAAGAGTATGTCATGCAGGCCCTACAGGCAGGCGCAATGGGCTACGTGCTCAAAGATGCAGGCGTGGCTGAACTAGAGCTAGCCCTCAAATCTATTTCTAAAGGCGAGGCATACCTCAGTCCGGCAGTTTCTAAACACGTGATTGCAGATTATGTGCGGCGCACTGGGGGCGAGTCGAGTACCCCCAGCCATCTCACGCCCCGTCAGCGCGAGATCCTGCAACTCTTAGTCGAAGGGCACTCGGCAAAAGAAATCGCTGCTCGGCTCGTCATCAGCATCAAGACGGTCGAAACGCACCGTTCTCAAATTATGGAGCGGCTAGATATTCACGATGTTGCCGGTCTAGTGCGCTACGCCATTCGCACCGGGCTAGTCACAGCAGACGAGTAG
- a CDS encoding response regulator transcription factor, whose protein sequence is MPPLRILLVDDSLPFLESATRFLATETYLEIVGRALSGKEALTQVSQLRPDLVLMDLAMPEMNGLEATRQIKLQTDAPYIIVLTLNDNNEYRIAAEAVGADGFVPKLDFSDALLPLISSLIK, encoded by the coding sequence ATGCCGCCCCTGCGTATTCTGCTAGTAGACGACAGCCTGCCATTTCTAGAGTCGGCCACTCGCTTTTTGGCGACAGAAACCTATCTTGAGATCGTCGGGCGGGCACTCTCTGGTAAGGAGGCCCTAACGCAGGTTTCACAACTGCGCCCTGATCTAGTGCTGATGGATCTGGCCATGCCAGAGATGAACGGTTTGGAAGCAACTCGCCAAATCAAACTGCAAACAGACGCACCCTACATCATCGTTCTGACCTTGAACGACAACAACGAATACCGAATTGCGGCTGAGGCCGTAGGAGCAGACGGTTTCGTTCCCAAACTGGATTTTAGCGATGCGCTACTCCCGCTGATCTCCAGCCTGATTAAGTGA
- a CDS encoding GAF domain-containing protein, translated as MPTSDYPQTSDTSLAVATPASSSAFSGRSREEITEEIAATFGFVPPFFEPAESPQVLENLWQQTLSAYVHNPLPALFKEKLSAYLSRFCDVPYCMVCHSCSLRPLGLKARQVLELLDAPPPVETDVEKYLAVLAAQPVPLQPWAEANSALEESLLYCAIFIGIEHAQADFCRQELRRILGAATYQHLVSFIAYTKMCHAWIEAHPEVTYEVDQRALENLGALLKEEPDLEIFFRDYREKVKYENQSRAAQILELAERKRREEALRQQMERERLVAEMAQRIRRSLNLEDILHTAVSEVRQLLQADRVFIYRFEPDWSGVVAVEAVVPGCLSIQSARITESFFMSAAGRELYKQGQIHAVPDTQSANITQCHFDFLTRLQIRANLVVPIVQGEKLWGLLVVNTCFEPREWQPLELTLIKHLATQLAIAIQQSELYQKLQVELEERQRSEEKNRQQAALLDITSDAIFVLNLDSQILFWNKGAATLYGWQADEARTQMIDQLLHPNRPYLKTLATLAEKGSWQGELQHTSKDGRTIVVDSRWTLMQPEGQPHSILVVNTDITQKKKLEQQALHAQRLEILGTLATGIAHDLNNVFTPILGIAQLLQLKLLDADKSTQELLQLQESNVRRGAALVKRVLSFAHKADSKPTVLQVEPLILELVQTARETFPKSIEIQTEIEPYLWPIFADVTELHQVLLNLCVNARDAMPRGTLTIAAENVVIDEADTPNPDAQIGPYVAITVSDTGTGIAPDVLERIFEPFFTTKELDRGTGLGLSTVMGIVKNQGGFIDVHSQVGQGTQFKVYLPMHIERYGL; from the coding sequence ATGCCAACTTCCGACTACCCGCAAACTTCCGACACATCGTTAGCGGTAGCTACACCTGCCAGCAGCAGTGCTTTCTCAGGGCGCAGCCGCGAAGAGATTACAGAAGAAATTGCAGCCACCTTTGGCTTTGTGCCGCCCTTTTTTGAGCCTGCCGAGTCTCCGCAGGTTCTAGAAAACCTGTGGCAGCAAACGCTTTCTGCCTATGTCCACAATCCGCTGCCCGCCTTATTTAAGGAAAAGCTGTCGGCGTATCTGTCGCGCTTCTGCGATGTGCCCTACTGCATGGTCTGCCACAGCTGTTCACTGCGGCCGCTAGGTTTAAAGGCACGACAGGTATTAGAGCTACTAGATGCGCCCCCACCAGTAGAGACTGACGTTGAGAAATATCTAGCCGTTCTAGCGGCTCAGCCAGTGCCGCTGCAGCCTTGGGCAGAAGCAAACTCGGCGCTAGAAGAGAGCCTGCTGTACTGTGCCATTTTTATTGGTATTGAACATGCTCAAGCTGACTTCTGTCGGCAGGAACTACGACGTATCTTAGGGGCAGCAACGTATCAGCATCTGGTTTCCTTCATTGCCTACACCAAGATGTGCCATGCCTGGATTGAGGCCCATCCTGAAGTTACCTACGAAGTAGACCAACGGGCCCTAGAAAATCTAGGAGCGCTGCTGAAAGAGGAGCCTGACCTAGAAATTTTCTTCCGCGACTACCGTGAGAAAGTCAAGTACGAAAACCAGAGCCGCGCGGCTCAGATCCTAGAGTTGGCAGAGCGCAAGCGCCGGGAGGAGGCACTGCGGCAGCAGATGGAGCGAGAACGGTTGGTCGCTGAAATGGCTCAGCGCATTCGTCGTTCGCTGAATCTAGAAGACATTCTGCACACAGCCGTTTCTGAGGTGCGGCAGTTGCTGCAGGCAGACCGGGTGTTTATCTACCGCTTTGAGCCCGACTGGAGTGGCGTGGTTGCAGTAGAAGCCGTTGTTCCCGGCTGCTTGTCGATTCAATCCGCTCGAATTACAGAATCTTTCTTCATGTCAGCAGCGGGACGTGAACTCTACAAGCAGGGGCAGATTCATGCTGTCCCCGATACTCAATCGGCAAATATCACTCAGTGTCACTTTGATTTCCTGACTCGACTGCAAATCAGAGCAAATCTGGTCGTTCCCATTGTTCAAGGCGAAAAATTATGGGGGCTACTGGTTGTTAATACTTGTTTTGAGCCACGCGAATGGCAACCCTTGGAGCTGACCCTGATCAAGCATCTGGCCACTCAGCTTGCGATCGCAATCCAACAATCTGAGCTGTACCAAAAACTTCAGGTAGAGCTCGAGGAACGGCAGCGCTCAGAGGAAAAAAATCGCCAGCAGGCAGCCCTGCTCGACATCACCAGCGACGCTATTTTTGTGCTCAATCTCGACAGCCAAATCCTGTTTTGGAACAAGGGCGCTGCCACCTTATATGGCTGGCAGGCAGACGAAGCCCGAACCCAAATGATTGATCAGCTGCTGCACCCCAACAGGCCCTATCTCAAAACGTTAGCCACGCTAGCTGAAAAAGGTAGCTGGCAGGGCGAGCTTCAGCACACCAGCAAAGATGGCAGAACCATTGTCGTAGACAGCCGCTGGACTCTGATGCAGCCAGAGGGGCAGCCCCACTCGATTCTGGTAGTCAATACCGACATCACCCAAAAGAAAAAGCTAGAGCAGCAAGCTCTCCATGCCCAACGCCTGGAAATTTTGGGCACCCTTGCCACCGGCATTGCCCACGACTTAAACAACGTCTTCACGCCGATTCTCGGCATTGCCCAGCTGCTCCAGCTCAAGCTGCTAGACGCCGATAAGTCTACCCAGGAACTGCTTCAGCTGCAGGAGTCTAATGTTAGGCGGGGGGCAGCTTTGGTCAAGCGAGTGCTCTCTTTTGCTCACAAAGCCGATAGCAAGCCCACTGTGCTTCAGGTAGAGCCGCTCATTCTAGAGCTGGTTCAAACTGCCCGAGAAACTTTTCCTAAGTCAATCGAGATCCAGACGGAGATCGAGCCCTACCTATGGCCTATCTTTGCTGATGTTACCGAGCTCCATCAGGTGCTGCTAAACCTTTGTGTCAATGCCCGTGATGCCATGCCTCGCGGCACCCTCACAATCGCGGCTGAGAACGTGGTGATCGATGAAGCCGATACCCCCAATCCAGATGCTCAGATTGGCCCTTATGTTGCCATCACCGTATCGGATACAGGAACCGGCATTGCTCCCGACGTACTTGAGCGCATCTTTGAGCCGTTCTTTACCACCAAAGAACTGGATCGAGGCACAGGGCTTGGGCTTTCTACCGTAATGGGCATTGTCAAGAACCAGGGCGGGTTCATTGATGTTCACAGCCAAGTTGGCCAAGGCACTCAGTTCAAAGTATATTTGCCCATGCACATCGAGCGCTACGGACTTTAA
- a CDS encoding dihydrofolate reductase family protein gives MKLLIYYVACSVDGFIAHQDGSFDGFLQAGDHITDLAAVFPETIPAHFREALGVRGENQHFDTVLMGRKTYEVGVQVGITSPYPHLKQYLFSRSLKESPDAEVELVSQDAIARVKQLKQETGKGIWLCGGASLAATLFAEDLIDELILKVNPFLMGSGIPLFSKTIQQSALELCDRKIYSTGVLRLHYRVNPQF, from the coding sequence ATGAAATTGCTGATCTACTATGTGGCTTGCAGTGTTGATGGCTTCATTGCCCATCAAGACGGCTCCTTTGATGGCTTTCTTCAGGCCGGAGATCACATCACCGATTTAGCCGCAGTCTTTCCTGAAACCATTCCGGCCCATTTTCGGGAAGCCTTGGGCGTGAGAGGAGAAAATCAGCATTTTGATACGGTGCTGATGGGGCGCAAGACCTACGAAGTGGGGGTACAGGTAGGCATTACCAGCCCCTACCCCCATCTCAAGCAGTATCTGTTTTCCCGCAGCCTCAAGGAAAGCCCCGATGCTGAAGTTGAGCTTGTCTCACAGGATGCTATCGCTCGAGTCAAACAGCTGAAGCAGGAGACCGGCAAGGGGATTTGGCTCTGTGGTGGGGCCAGTCTAGCGGCCACGCTATTTGCCGAGGACTTGATTGACGAGCTGATCCTTAAAGTCAACCCGTTTCTAATGGGATCTGGCATTCCCCTGTTTTCTAAGACGATACAGCAGAGTGCGCTGGAGCTGTGCGATCGCAAAATCTACAGCACCGGCGTTTTACGGCTACACTACCGGGTCAACCCCCAGTTTTAA
- a CDS encoding aminopeptidase P family protein, producing the protein MLITATPSLIHALRQRRERLAQHVDFPVVLWSGQPQSRNFPANTHPFRSSSHFLYFAGVPLANAAIRLERGQLTLFMDEATPAEALWHGPSPTRQELAQQIGADAAYPLAELAQWVAEAATLPVLDAATRSIQQALLGRSVGIAQAQNQDQRLAEAIVQVRLCHDARAVAEIRQAAAVSVKAHRAGMAATRQAATEAEVRAAMEQVIMAHGMTCAYNSIVTIHGEVLHNEHYHHRLGSGDLLLADVGAEAASGWASDITRTWPVSGKFSPTQRDLYDLVLAAHDACIAKARPGVEYRDVHLLACQVLAEGLVDLGILQGQPETLVEQDAHALFFPHGVGHLLGLDVHDMEDLGDLAGYASGRSRSDRFGLAFLRLDRPLQAGMAITIEPGFYQVPGILQDPVRRERYRDSVNWERLSQFADVRGIRIEDDVLITAEGCEVLTVGLPNTAEAVESLVCG; encoded by the coding sequence ATGCTGATCACTGCCACTCCCTCCCTCATCCACGCCTTGCGCCAGCGCCGCGAACGTCTGGCCCAGCACGTTGATTTTCCGGTTGTCCTGTGGTCGGGGCAGCCTCAGTCGCGTAACTTCCCGGCAAATACTCACCCTTTTCGCAGCAGCAGCCACTTCCTCTACTTTGCCGGGGTGCCGTTAGCAAATGCGGCGATCCGACTAGAGCGGGGCCAGCTGACACTGTTTATGGATGAGGCTACGCCAGCGGAGGCACTGTGGCATGGCCCTTCGCCCACGCGGCAGGAACTGGCGCAGCAGATAGGGGCTGATGCTGCCTACCCTCTAGCTGAGCTAGCCCAGTGGGTGGCAGAGGCGGCAACCCTGCCAGTGCTCGATGCGGCAACGCGATCGATACAGCAGGCTCTGCTGGGGCGTTCTGTGGGCATAGCCCAGGCACAGAACCAGGACCAACGGTTGGCAGAGGCGATTGTGCAGGTGCGGCTATGCCACGATGCTAGGGCTGTTGCCGAGATCCGGCAGGCGGCAGCCGTATCGGTCAAGGCGCATCGGGCGGGTATGGCGGCAACTCGTCAGGCAGCTACAGAAGCTGAAGTGCGGGCCGCTATGGAGCAGGTAATCATGGCCCACGGTATGACCTGCGCCTACAACAGCATTGTCACAATTCATGGGGAGGTGCTGCACAACGAGCACTACCATCACCGCTTAGGGTCGGGAGATCTGCTGCTGGCCGATGTCGGGGCAGAGGCCGCTTCTGGCTGGGCCTCGGACATCACCCGCACCTGGCCGGTTTCGGGCAAGTTTTCTCCCACCCAGCGCGATCTCTACGATCTGGTGCTGGCTGCCCACGATGCCTGTATTGCCAAAGCACGACCGGGGGTGGAGTACCGCGATGTGCACCTGCTGGCTTGCCAGGTTCTAGCCGAGGGTCTGGTCGATTTAGGTATCCTTCAAGGGCAGCCAGAGACGCTGGTGGAGCAAGATGCCCACGCACTGTTTTTTCCCCACGGCGTCGGCCATCTGCTGGGGCTAGACGTGCACGATATGGAAGATTTAGGCGATCTGGCCGGGTATGCATCGGGCCGCAGCCGCAGTGATCGCTTTGGCCTTGCCTTTTTGAGGCTAGATCGGCCTTTGCAGGCAGGCATGGCGATCACGATTGAGCCTGGGTTTTATCAGGTGCCAGGTATTTTGCAAGACCCGGTTCGGCGGGAGCGCTACCGGGACTCGGTGAACTGGGAGCGGCTGTCGCAGTTTGCCGATGTGCGCGGCATTCGCATTGAAGACGATGTGCTGATTACGGCAGAGGGTTGTGAGGTGTTGACGGTGGGTTTGCCCAATACGGCTGAGGCTGTGGAGTCTTTGGTCTGTGGCTAA
- a CDS encoding alpha/beta hydrolase codes for MSQTQFYEWNGYRCAYEVHGPQTTAQPALLLIHPIGVGLSRHFWDRFCREWSVQGYPQAIYNPDLLGCGESDMPQVAYTPDDWAAQLQHLIEKVIQRPVVLVVQGALFSVAIRLVQRLEGHWVRGLVLSGPPGWQLVSQEMSPLLQKLLWNLLFDSPLGRAFYRYARREAFIESFSQRQLFAEAADVDQEWLGTLNQGAADPASRYAVFAFLAGFWRKDYTQAIEQIQQPTLVLFGEAASGIDRASRDTPAQQRLDAYLRHLPKAEGELIVGRNVMPYESTAEFVRATGHWLERLSPVEPQTAGQSDNKL; via the coding sequence ATGTCTCAAACCCAGTTCTACGAATGGAACGGCTATCGCTGCGCCTATGAGGTGCACGGGCCCCAAACGACGGCGCAGCCTGCCCTGCTGTTGATCCATCCTATTGGGGTGGGGCTATCCCGGCATTTTTGGGATCGATTTTGTCGGGAGTGGTCTGTGCAGGGCTATCCGCAGGCCATTTACAACCCAGACCTATTGGGCTGTGGCGAGAGCGATATGCCTCAGGTCGCCTATACTCCCGATGATTGGGCAGCTCAGCTGCAGCACCTGATTGAAAAAGTAATTCAGCGACCGGTGGTGCTCGTGGTGCAGGGAGCCTTGTTCTCTGTGGCGATTCGGCTGGTGCAGCGGCTGGAGGGGCATTGGGTGCGGGGGCTGGTGCTGTCTGGCCCGCCTGGCTGGCAGCTAGTTTCTCAGGAAATGTCGCCCTTGCTGCAAAAGCTGCTATGGAACCTGCTGTTTGATAGTCCCTTGGGCCGAGCCTTTTACCGCTATGCCCGTCGAGAAGCCTTTATCGAGTCTTTTTCGCAACGGCAGCTGTTTGCCGAGGCCGCCGATGTGGACCAGGAATGGCTGGGGACTTTGAATCAAGGAGCTGCAGACCCTGCCAGCCGCTACGCCGTGTTTGCCTTTCTCGCCGGTTTTTGGCGCAAGGACTATACCCAGGCCATTGAGCAGATTCAGCAGCCAACGTTGGTGCTGTTTGGCGAAGCGGCCTCGGGCATTGACCGGGCCAGCCGAGACACGCCTGCCCAGCAACGGTTGGATGCTTACCTGAGGCATTTGCCCAAGGCTGAGGGCGAACTGATTGTCGGACGCAATGTCATGCCCTATGAGTCGACGGCTGAGTTTGTGCGGGCGACAGGTCACTGGCTAGAGCGCCTGAGCCCGGTAGAGCCGCAGACAGCTGGCCAGAGTGATAATAAGCTATAG
- a CDS encoding DUF393 domain-containing protein, which produces MPLAEQSQPQVNLSVDSPAWKIKLLYDGQCPLCVREVNFLQKHDAGRGLVAFVDIADDTYRPEDHGGVDFETAMGRIHAVLADGTVIKNVEVFRQVYTVLGMGWVYAATGWPLVGPLVDRLYELWADWRLALTRRPDLKTLIAERERRLAKNTKGQCRLDQPS; this is translated from the coding sequence ATGCCCCTGGCTGAACAGTCCCAACCTCAGGTCAATCTCTCGGTCGATTCTCCTGCCTGGAAAATCAAGCTCCTGTATGACGGGCAATGCCCGCTGTGCGTGCGAGAGGTAAATTTTTTGCAGAAACACGATGCCGGACGAGGGCTAGTTGCCTTTGTCGATATCGCCGACGATACTTACCGTCCCGAAGATCATGGCGGCGTTGACTTTGAAACAGCAATGGGCCGAATTCACGCAGTGCTGGCAGATGGCACCGTAATCAAAAACGTGGAGGTCTTTCGCCAGGTCTACACCGTGCTGGGCATGGGTTGGGTGTATGCCGCTACTGGCTGGCCTCTGGTTGGCCCTCTAGTAGACCGGCTTTATGAGCTTTGGGCCGACTGGCGGCTGGCGCTAACCAGACGACCCGATCTAAAGACGTTAATAGCCGAGCGGGAACGGCGTTTAGCCAAAAATACTAAAGGGCAGTGCCGGTTGGATCAACCGTCCTAA
- a CDS encoding ChaN family lipoprotein has protein sequence MQQSLRRFVRLAGWLMLGCLCLWIINLAQVQPAAGLASASTQPGQASLSQPSILEALARAEVVYLGETHSSPADHAAQLEIIQALVQEKVRVAIALEMFQRPYQPILDAYLASEIDEAALVEKTEYEQRWGFPWEYYAPILRFAKAQQMPVLALNTPTEITRKVAQAGLDSLSEEDFRYIPPVTEIHTDNAAYRAYIEDIFTQAHAGHGSALSFDNFFAAQVLWDETMAEGIADFRQAHPDYSVVVLAGQGHVIYGYGIPDRVARRLGDDLQQAIVILNPDAALQAEFENGVADYFWFTEDSALTSPSF, from the coding sequence ATGCAGCAATCCTTGCGGCGATTTGTTCGCCTGGCAGGCTGGCTAATGCTGGGCTGCCTCTGCCTTTGGATCATCAATCTGGCTCAGGTACAGCCTGCTGCTGGCCTAGCTTCTGCCTCTACCCAACCTGGTCAAGCTAGTCTGTCTCAGCCAAGCATTTTAGAAGCACTGGCTCGAGCCGAAGTGGTTTACCTGGGCGAAACTCACAGCAGCCCAGCAGATCATGCGGCTCAGCTAGAGATTATCCAGGCGTTGGTGCAGGAGAAAGTTAGAGTTGCGATCGCACTCGAAATGTTTCAGCGCCCCTACCAGCCCATCCTCGATGCCTACCTAGCTAGCGAGATTGATGAAGCTGCTCTGGTGGAAAAGACCGAATATGAGCAGCGCTGGGGCTTCCCCTGGGAGTACTACGCACCAATTCTGCGGTTTGCCAAAGCCCAGCAGATGCCTGTCCTCGCCCTTAATACCCCTACCGAAATCACCCGCAAAGTAGCTCAGGCTGGGTTAGACAGCCTCAGTGAAGAGGATTTTCGCTACATTCCTCCCGTCACTGAGATTCATACTGATAATGCTGCCTACCGGGCTTACATTGAGGATATTTTTACCCAAGCCCACGCAGGTCACGGTTCGGCCCTGTCCTTCGACAACTTCTTTGCTGCCCAAGTGCTGTGGGATGAGACGATGGCTGAGGGCATTGCCGACTTCCGGCAGGCTCACCCTGACTACTCAGTAGTCGTTCTCGCTGGGCAGGGGCACGTCATCTATGGCTACGGTATTCCCGATCGGGTAGCCCGCAGGCTGGGAGACGATCTGCAGCAAGCTATTGTCATTCTCAATCCCGATGCGGCGCTGCAGGCTGAGTTTGAAAATGGAGTGGCTGACTACTTCTGGTTTACTGAAGACAGCGCCCTAACTTCGCCGTCATTCTAA
- the glp gene encoding gephyrin-like molybdotransferase Glp translates to MIPAAEAEALILSQVVPLFSHHDAEVINLEQATGRILATEVISHLDFPHWDNSAMDGYAVRYEDVQAASATNPVTLTLSEEIPAGKPPQRLLQPGEAARILTGSMMPEGADTVIMQEVTERTETQVSVLEAPEPQQFVRHRASYYQAGNPLLSPGLRLNAPEVAVLAAAQCVQVSVFRRPRVAILSTGSELVTPDQPLQPGQIVDSNQYALAALAQQAGAEARCLGIVPDDPAALKVAIANALTQADIVLSSGGVSVGDYDYVDQILTDLGATLHFRAVAVQPGKPLTFATFTAQDRLGNSASSRSPLYFGLPGNPVSALVSFWRFVEPALRKLSGLPHSWAPTFVTATTRQDLRSGGKRETYVWGQLQQTAAGYEFMLAGGTRNSGNLINLAGTNALAVVPIGQNSVAAGSSVQVMLVGQPILNSGQ, encoded by the coding sequence ATGATTCCTGCTGCCGAAGCCGAAGCGCTTATTCTCAGTCAAGTTGTTCCCCTGTTTTCCCACCACGATGCTGAGGTTATCAACCTAGAGCAGGCGACCGGAAGAATTCTCGCCACCGAAGTCATCAGCCACCTCGACTTCCCCCACTGGGACAACTCGGCCATGGATGGCTATGCCGTTCGCTACGAAGACGTGCAGGCAGCTTCGGCAACCAACCCTGTCACGCTCACCCTTAGCGAAGAGATTCCTGCCGGTAAGCCGCCCCAGCGCCTCCTCCAGCCAGGAGAAGCAGCCCGCATCTTGACCGGATCGATGATGCCGGAGGGGGCCGACACGGTGATTATGCAGGAAGTCACCGAGCGCACAGAAACTCAGGTCAGCGTTCTAGAAGCCCCTGAGCCACAGCAGTTTGTGCGACACCGGGCCAGCTACTACCAGGCCGGCAATCCCCTGCTATCTCCGGGTCTGCGGCTAAATGCACCTGAGGTTGCGGTTCTGGCAGCGGCTCAGTGCGTTCAGGTATCCGTTTTTCGGCGTCCCCGAGTCGCTATTCTCTCGACCGGCAGCGAGCTGGTAACGCCTGATCAGCCGCTCCAACCCGGCCAAATTGTTGATTCTAACCAGTACGCTTTAGCAGCACTAGCGCAGCAGGCTGGAGCAGAGGCCCGCTGTTTAGGCATTGTCCCCGATGACCCAGCAGCGCTCAAAGTTGCTATCGCCAACGCTTTGACCCAGGCTGATATAGTGCTCTCCTCGGGGGGTGTCTCTGTAGGTGACTACGACTATGTTGACCAGATTTTGACTGACTTGGGCGCAACCCTACACTTTCGGGCCGTGGCCGTACAGCCAGGGAAGCCCCTAACCTTTGCGACCTTCACTGCCCAAGACAGACTCGGCAACTCAGCCTCTAGCCGCTCGCCTCTATACTTTGGGCTGCCGGGAAATCCTGTGTCGGCCCTAGTCAGCTTTTGGCGCTTTGTAGAGCCTGCTCTGCGCAAGCTTTCGGGGCTGCCCCACTCCTGGGCTCCCACCTTTGTTACCGCCACCACTCGCCAAGACCTGAGATCTGGCGGCAAGCGAGAAACCTATGTATGGGGTCAGCTACAGCAGACAGCAGCAGGCTATGAATTTATGCTGGCAGGAGGCACCCGCAATTCGGGCAATCTGATTAACCTGGCTGGCACCAATGCTTTGGCAGTTGTGCCCATCGGCCAAAATAGCGTGGCTGCAGGCAGTTCTGTTCAGGTCATGCTGGTGGGTCAGCCCATTCTAAACTCGGGGCAGTAG